From Anticarsia gemmatalis isolate Benzon Research Colony breed Stoneville strain chromosome 27, ilAntGemm2 primary, whole genome shotgun sequence, one genomic window encodes:
- the LOC142984687 gene encoding segmentation polarity homeobox protein engrailed-like, translating into MAFEDRCSPNQANSPGPVSGRVPAPHAENPMNYCQQSQYTCTTIDSRYERTSPNMTIVKVQPNSPPPSPGNQNEMENFQNYYRPETPDVKPQINQEDQRFDIDKLRNQRQQPSTPIAFSISNILHPEFGLNAIRKTSKIEGPKPVGPNHSILYKPYDLSKANDYQKYSFDYLKSKETEFSSLPPLGGLRQTVSQIGEQITKERELPKVIEAQKRPDSASSVVSSTSSGAPSTCGSTDTNSQSGNGALWPAWVYCTRYSDRPSSGPRSRRMKKKMNPEEKRPRTAFSAAQLARLKHEFAENRYLTERRRQTLAAELGLAEAQIKIWFQNKRAKIKKASGQRNPLALQLMAQGLYNHSTVNESDEEEEINVT; encoded by the exons atggCTTTTGAAGATCGTTGCAGTCCGAACCAAGCTAATAGTCCGGGTCCCGTTTCTGGCAGGGTTCCGGCCCCTCATGCTGAAAATCCAATGAACTACTGTCAGCAGAGCCAGTACACTTGTACAACTATTGACTCAAGGTACGAAAGAACATCACCAAACATGACTATAGTAAAAGTCCAACCGAACTCGCCACCACCGAGTCCAGGAAACCAGAACGAAATGGAGAATTTCCAAAACTATTACCGTCCAGAGACACCAGATGTCAAACCACAGATAAACCAGGAAGACCAGAGATTTGACATAGACAAATTAAGAAATCAAAGGCAGCAACCATCGACTCCTATCGCCTTTTCAATTAGCAACATTTTACACCCAGAATTTGGTTTGAACGCTATAcgaaaaacaagtaaaattgaGGGTCCGAAACCTGTTGGGCCGAACCATAGCATTTTGTACAAGCCTTACGATTTATCTAAAGCAAATGACTATCAAAAATACAGTTTTGACTATTTGAAATCCAAAGAAACTGAATTCAGTTCGCTCCCTCCTTTGGGGGGTCTTAGACAGACGGTATCTCAGATTGGGGAGCAGATTACTAAAGAGAGGGAATTGCCAAAGGTGATAGAAGCTCAGAAAAGACCTGATTCAGCCAGTTCCGTGGTGTCTTCGACGTCAAGCGGGGCTCCTTCTACTTGCGGTAGTACAGATACTAATAGTCAATCGGGGAATGGCGCGTTATGGCCGGCTTGGGTTTATTGTACAAGATACAGCGACCGACCTAGCTCTG GTCCCAGAAGTAGAAGAATGAAAAAGAAGATGAATCCAGAAGAGAAGAGACCACGAACTGCTTTCAGTGCGGCTCAACTCGCTAGACTAAAG CACGAGTTCGCAGAAAACCGCTACCTAACAGAGCGCCGGCGCCAGACCCTCGCCGCAGAGCTGGGGCTGGCTGAAGCACAGATCAAGATCTGGTTCCAGAACAAGCGCGCTAAGATCAAGAAGGCGTCCGGTCAGAGGAACCCCCTCGCGCTGCAGCTCATGGCTCAGGGCTTGTACAATCATAGCACGGTGAATGAGAGCGACGAGGAAGAGGAAATTAATGTCACGTAA